From the Malus domestica chromosome 17, GDT2T_hap1 genome, one window contains:
- the LOC103403131 gene encoding beta-amyrin 28-monooxygenase-like, giving the protein MEEHYFFLNPLFWATSVSFVSLSLVVLLYRHRSQFTSENLPPGNVGYPVIGESFKFLASGWKGQPEKFFFDRITKFSSQVFKTSLFGEQAAIFCGAACNKFLFSNENKLVAVWYPSSIQKVFPSSTETSKKKFRKLIPKFMKPEVLQRYIGIMDTSARTHFADAWENKNQVQAFPLTNDYTFGLAVRLFLSLENPKEMEEIGHSIHLLNAGIISMPIDFPGTPFHTAIKSSKFIRDKLHKIIKQRKIDLAEGKASPTQDILSHMLLTCDEHGTSATELEIADWINGLLIAGHETTSATCAFIVKYLAELPHVYDAVYNEQMEIANSKSPGKLLNWDDLKKMKYSWNVASEVLRMSSPVQGGWREPLTDFMFHGLYIPKGWKLYWSATSTHKNEAYFPEPEKFDPSRFEGSGPAPYTYVPFGGGVRMCPGKEYARLAILVFMHNLVKRFKFEKVVADETIVVNPLPVPAEGLPIRLYPHTQKEVST; this is encoded by the exons ATGGAGGAGCATTATTTCTTTCTCAACCCATTGTTCTGGGCTACCTCAGTTTCCTTCGTCTCCCTCTCTCTAGTTGTCCTCTTATATAGGCACAGATCCCAATTCACTAGCGAAAATCTCCCGCCAGGAAATGTGGGCTACCCCGTGATCGGAGAGAGCTTTAAGTTCTTGGCTTCTGGATGGAAAGGCCAACCTGAAAAGTTCTTCTTCGACCGAATAACCAAATTTTCCTCCCAAGTCTTCAAGACCTCCCTCTTTGGGGAGCAAGCTGCCATCTTCTGCGGTGCGGCTTGCAACAAGTTCTTGTTCTCCAACGAGAACAAGCTTGTCGCTGTTTGGTATCCCAGCTCGATCCAAAAGGTCTTCCCTTCTTCCACTGAAACTTCTAAAAAGAAGTTTAGAAAGTTGATTCCGAAGTTCATGAAGCCTGAGGTTTTGCAACGATACATCGGCATCATGGACACTAGTGCCCGTACACACTTTGCTGATGCTTGGGAAAATAAAAACCAAGTTCAAGCCTTCCCCCTCACTAACGA CTACACCTTTGGTCTTGCTGTACGCTTGTTTCTGAGCCTTGAGAACCCAAAGGAAATGGAAGAAATCGGCCATTCAATCCATCTGTTGAACGCCGGAATCATATCGATGCCGATTGACTTCCCAGGGACCCCATTTCATACTGCCATAAAGTCCTCCAAATTCATCAGGGACAAGCTGCATAAGATAATTAAGCAGAGGAAGATTGATTTGGCAGAGGGCAAGGCCTCCCCAACACAAGACATATTGTCACACATGCTGTTGACGTGCGATGAGCACGGAACGTCCGCGACGGAATTGGAAATTGCTGATTGGATTAATGGGTTGTTGATTGCTGGCCATGAAACGACGAGCGCTACCTGCGCTTTCATTGTCAAGTATCTTGCCGAGCTTCCTCATGTCTATGATGCAGTCTACAACG AACAAATGGAGATTGCAAATTCAAAAAGTCCAGGGAAGTTACTGAACTGGGATGACCTTAAGAAGATGAAATACTCATGGAATGTAGCTTCCGAAGTGCTGAGAATGTCTTCACCTGTTCAAGGAGGCTGGAGGGAACCCTTGACCGActtcatgtttcatggtttatACATTCCAAAAGGGTGGAAGTTATATTGGAGTGCAACCTCAACGCACAAGAACGAGGCTTATTTCCCCGAGCCGGAGAAATTCGACCCGTCAAGATTTGAAGGAAGCGGACCAGCACCATACACATATGTTCCATTCGGTGGAGGCGTACGGATGTGCCCCGGCAAAGAGTACGCAAGATTGGCAATACTAGTGTTCATGCACAACTTGGTGAAAAGGTtcaaatttgagaaagttgtAGCGGACGAGACGATTGTTGTTAATCCATTGCCCGTGCCCGCTGAAGGACTTCCGATCCGCCTTTATCCTCACACCCAAAAAGAAGTATCAACTTAG
- the LOC103403347 gene encoding mitogen-activated protein kinase kinase kinase 20-like — MKRKAQEQLEKGQKNHGVHWLRGEMIGEGSFGSVFLATPKKPRTSKFRSMFDLPAVMAVKSAEVSTSDPIQHEAEVLFEIKGCPFVIERFGEEITTTDKGDMVYNLLLEFATGGSLDGLIKKSNGKGLPESDVKHYTRTILEGLKHIHKCGYVHCDLTPENILLMPSTTASNVSTANLVAKVADLGLAKRRSRWEGNPMYADACAWTDNAQDETSIDVWSLGCIVLQMLTGKLPCELVEFLDMASFELTPNSPAEISSEARDFLKSCFARRPRERLTAEKLLLHRFVAQPQASEANGHHIQVVKQRKGMLKKASSAQLSAIQMVS; from the coding sequence ATGAAACGAAAGGCTCAAGAACAATTAGAAAAGGGACAAAAGAATCATGGAGTGCACTGGTTGAGAGGGGAGATGATTGGAGAAGGAAGCTTTGGGTCTGTGTTTCTTGCCACTCCCAAGAAACCAAGAACGAGCAAGTTTCGCAGTATGTTTGATTTGCCTGCTGTGATGGCGGTTAAATCGGCGGAGGTTTCTACTTCAGATCCTATTCAGCATGAAGCGGAGGTTCTCTTTGAGATCAAGGGTTGCCCCTTTGTTATCGAGCGCTTTGGTGAAGAGATCACAACCACTGACAAGGGTGACATGGTCTACAACTTGTTGCTGGAATTTGCCACAGGAGGAAGCCTTGACGGTTTGATCAAGAAATCCAACGGTAAGGGATTGCCTGAATCCGATGTTAAGCACTACACGAGGACAATTCTTGAAGGgcttaagcacatacacaaGTGTGGTTATGTTCACTGCGATTTGACGCCGGAAAACATTCTTCTTATGCCTAGTACGACCGCGTCTAATGTTAGTACTGCTAACTTGGTAGCCAAGGTTGCAGATTTAGGATTGGCTAAGAGAAGGAGTCGATGGGAAGGCAATCCCATGTATGCAGACGCATGTGCTTGGACTGATAATGCACAGGATGAGACGTCAATTGATGTATGGTCCCTGGGTTGTATTGTACTTCAAATGCTAACCGGCAAGCTCCCATGTGAACTTGTCGAGTTCTTGGACATGGCTTCTTTTGAATTAACTCCCAATAGCCCTGCTGAGATCTCAAGCGAGGCTAGAGATTTCCTGAAGAGTTGCTTTGCCCGGAGACCTCGGGAAAGGTTGACAGCTGAAAAGCTCTTGCTCCATCGTTTTGTAGCACAGCCACAAGCATCAGAAGCCAATGGTCATCATATCCAGGTGGTTAAACAGCGGAAAGGAATGTTGAAGAAGGCATCATCAGCTCAACTTTCGGCAATCCAGATGGTTTCTTAG
- the LOC103403130 gene encoding uncharacterized protein has product MTSPDDSDGGWVNLAMNDEAAVVDLLLRLKHSAPPPPSKRSSIHSFPTLRWCVRQRRSRNVPRRHHADDVDAEDRKSTKGESSGARASPTTPLSWSGATSAGGVDGSEESSKLLKPTDAARSKVAVRNESTIFKRPRKKKTLAELKEEESLLLKERRNLENELATLRLTVEKQRATNESLKKVKLELQLPQTKMKATTPVLSGEAIWHQHEQINAVGDTTPTMKTSVHCNNVGTSQSSCPSNVSSKVQQEVGSRDTAFSLPDLNLPFGEDPGSEVLYGTS; this is encoded by the exons ATGACTTCCCCCGATGACAGTGACGGCGGCTGGGTCAACCTCGCCATGAACGACGAGGCGGCGGTCGTCGACCTTCTTCTCCGCCTCAAGCACTCCGCGCCGCCTCCGCCGTCGAAGCGCAGTAGTATTCACAGCTTTCCGACTTTGCGGTGGTGCGTAAGGCAGCGCCGCTCCAGGAACGTGCCACGTCGCCACCATGCCGACGACGTCGATGCTGAGGACAGAAAGAGCACGAAGGGTGAGTCGAGCGGCGCCAGGGCCAGCCCCACCACGCCACTTTCCTGGAGCGGTGCCACTTCGGCTGGCGGCGTCGACGGCTCCGAAGAGTCCAGCAAGCTGCTTAAGCCGACCGATGCCGCGAGATCTAAG GTTGCTGTTAGAAATGAATCAACCATCTTCAAGAGGCCAAGAAAGAAGAAG ACTTTAGCTGAATTAAAAGAGGAGGAGAGTCTGCTGTTGAAGGAAAGAAGAAATTTGGAAAAT GAATTGGCAACTCTACGCCTCACTGTTGAGAAGCAGAGGGCCACAAATGAAAGCTTGAAAAAAGTGAAG CTTGAGTTGCAGTTGCCGCAGACAAAAATGAAAGCTACAACACCTGTATTGTCTGGTGAAGCCATTTGGCACCAACATGAGCAAATAAATGCGGTTGGTGACACTACTCCAACAATGAAAACAAGTGTTCATTGCAATAACGTTGGCACTTCACAAAGCTCCTGTCCCTCAAATGTTTCTTCCAAGGTACAACAAGAGGTTGGGAGCCGAGACACTGCCTTTTCGCTACCTGATCTAAATCTTCCATTTGGGGAGGACCCTGGCTCCGAGGTTTTATATGGAACGAGCTGA
- the LOC103403129 gene encoding uncharacterized protein isoform X1: MALQLRSRHRNLTNPSLTHLFCTKSSSSSDPSDPKDPSDPKEPTDPNPQSHSSSLSSYFSDVKASLRQHQQQQQPPPPPPEQRRPTPQNPSYPNPSPSRTSKVASLEEIRKNLSEYRRRTSVPDPTESGPAASQHSSTAPGFPQHISFQELYKRNVLGKAEGGNANSDRKLSFDTIRESLRKIKNPSVQNDRKDPLSLSRYTESLRLEPNQPNVIGGTGTPLPSSIFGKELRKEKNAEDGSIEMKTNFVKMYSYAELGEKLRKLRPDEKGQNWFSLEELNERLMKLREMEEKETQAAIGNLTFRDLRESLVKLQMTDQEKAKKSSTVQRIDVLSHIGRTPNFMLQPPKENLVEKYFHPDNMSSAEKLKLELAKVRDEFKMSESDCGSARVQVAQLTTKIKHLSSVLHKKDKHSLKGLQAMVQQRKRLLKYLRRTDWDSYCLVLSKLGLRDKPEFLSKLGLRYKENNKN, from the exons ATGGCTCTCCAACTGAGATCCAGGCACCGAAACCTCACGAACCCATCTCTTACCCACCTGTTCTGCACcaaatcctcctcctcctccgaccCATCTGACCCAAAGGACCCATCTGACCCGAAGGAACCCACCGACCCAAATCCCCAATCtcactcttcctctctctcttcctattTCAGCGACGTCAAAGCCAGCCTCAGGCAACATCAACAGCAGCAAcaaccgccgccgccgccgccggaACAGAGAAGACCCACTCCTCAAAACCCCTCATATCCAAACCCTTCTCCCTCCAGGACCTCCAAAGTTGCTTCCTTGGAAGAAATCCGCAAAAACCTCTCCGAGTACCGGCGCCGAACCTCCGTGCCGGACCCCACCGAATCAGGCCCTGCGGCTTCGCAACATTCTTCTACGGCTCCAGGTTTTCCACAGCATATCTCTTTTCAAGAGCTCTACAAGAGAAATGTGCTTGGCAAGGCTGAGGGCGGCAATGCCAATAGTGACCGGAAGCTCTCTTTCGATACGATTCGAGAGAGTTTGAGGAAGATAAAGAATCCCAGTGTGCAAAATGATAGAAAGGACCCTTTGTCATTGTCGCGGTATACAGAGAGTTTGCGCCTGGAGCCGAACCAGCCGAATGTGATCGGTGGGACTGGCACTCCTTTGCCATCGTCGATTTTCGGTAAGGAGTTAAGAAAGGAGAAAAATGCAGAAGATGGCTCGATTGAAATGAAGACGAATTTCGTGAAGATGTACAGTTATGCAGAGTTGGGggagaagttgaggaagttgaGGCCGGACGAGAAGGGGCAAAACTGGTTTTCATTGGAGGAGTTAAATGAGAGGCTGATGAAGTTGAGGGAGATGGAAGAGAAGGAGACTCAGGCCGCCATTGGCAACCTTACATTCCGGGATTTAAGGGAAAGCTTGGTGAAGTTGCAGATGACGGACCAGGAAAAGGCAAAGAAATCATCGA CAGTCCAGAGAATTGATGTCTTGTCACATATAGGTCGAACTCCAAACTTTATGCTGCAACCTCCAAAGGAAAATTTGGTTGAAAAG TATTTCCATCCAGATAACATGTCTTCTGCAGAAAAACTGAAACTTGAGCTTGCCAAAGTTAGAGATGAGTTTAAAATGTCAGAGTCAGATTGTGGTTCTGCTCGAGTTCAAG TGGCACAATTGACAACAAAGATCAAGCATCTATCTTCAGTTTTACACAAAAAG GACAAGCATTCTCTGAAGGGTCTTCAAGCGATGGTGCAGCAGAGGAAGAGGTTATTGAAGTATCTTCGAAGAACTGACTGGGATTCTTACTGCCTTGTGCTCTCTAAACTTGGTCTCCGGGACAAGCCAGAGTTTCTTTCTAAACTTGGTCTCCGGTACAAGGAAAATAACAAGAATTAG
- the LOC103403129 gene encoding uncharacterized protein isoform X2, with translation MALQLRSRHRNLTNPSLTHLFCTKSSSSSDPSDPKDPSDPKEPTDPNPQSHSSSLSSYFSDVKASLRQHQQQQQPPPPPPEQRRPTPQNPSYPNPSPSRTSKVASLEEIRKNLSEYRRRTSVPDPTESGPAASQHSSTAPGFPQHISFQELYKRNVLGKAEGGNANSDRKLSFDTIRESLRKIKNPSVQNDRKDPLSLSRYTESLRLEPNQPNVIGGTGTPLPSSIFGKELRKEKNAEDGSIEMKTNFVKMYSYAELGEKLRKLRPDEKGQNWFSLEELNERLMKLREMEEKETQAAIGNLTFRDLRESLVKLQMTDQEKAKKSSIQRIDVLSHIGRTPNFMLQPPKENLVEKYFHPDNMSSAEKLKLELAKVRDEFKMSESDCGSARVQVAQLTTKIKHLSSVLHKKDKHSLKGLQAMVQQRKRLLKYLRRTDWDSYCLVLSKLGLRDKPEFLSKLGLRYKENNKN, from the exons ATGGCTCTCCAACTGAGATCCAGGCACCGAAACCTCACGAACCCATCTCTTACCCACCTGTTCTGCACcaaatcctcctcctcctccgaccCATCTGACCCAAAGGACCCATCTGACCCGAAGGAACCCACCGACCCAAATCCCCAATCtcactcttcctctctctcttcctattTCAGCGACGTCAAAGCCAGCCTCAGGCAACATCAACAGCAGCAAcaaccgccgccgccgccgccggaACAGAGAAGACCCACTCCTCAAAACCCCTCATATCCAAACCCTTCTCCCTCCAGGACCTCCAAAGTTGCTTCCTTGGAAGAAATCCGCAAAAACCTCTCCGAGTACCGGCGCCGAACCTCCGTGCCGGACCCCACCGAATCAGGCCCTGCGGCTTCGCAACATTCTTCTACGGCTCCAGGTTTTCCACAGCATATCTCTTTTCAAGAGCTCTACAAGAGAAATGTGCTTGGCAAGGCTGAGGGCGGCAATGCCAATAGTGACCGGAAGCTCTCTTTCGATACGATTCGAGAGAGTTTGAGGAAGATAAAGAATCCCAGTGTGCAAAATGATAGAAAGGACCCTTTGTCATTGTCGCGGTATACAGAGAGTTTGCGCCTGGAGCCGAACCAGCCGAATGTGATCGGTGGGACTGGCACTCCTTTGCCATCGTCGATTTTCGGTAAGGAGTTAAGAAAGGAGAAAAATGCAGAAGATGGCTCGATTGAAATGAAGACGAATTTCGTGAAGATGTACAGTTATGCAGAGTTGGGggagaagttgaggaagttgaGGCCGGACGAGAAGGGGCAAAACTGGTTTTCATTGGAGGAGTTAAATGAGAGGCTGATGAAGTTGAGGGAGATGGAAGAGAAGGAGACTCAGGCCGCCATTGGCAACCTTACATTCCGGGATTTAAGGGAAAGCTTGGTGAAGTTGCAGATGACGGACCAGGAAAAGGCAAAGAAATCATCGA TCCAGAGAATTGATGTCTTGTCACATATAGGTCGAACTCCAAACTTTATGCTGCAACCTCCAAAGGAAAATTTGGTTGAAAAG TATTTCCATCCAGATAACATGTCTTCTGCAGAAAAACTGAAACTTGAGCTTGCCAAAGTTAGAGATGAGTTTAAAATGTCAGAGTCAGATTGTGGTTCTGCTCGAGTTCAAG TGGCACAATTGACAACAAAGATCAAGCATCTATCTTCAGTTTTACACAAAAAG GACAAGCATTCTCTGAAGGGTCTTCAAGCGATGGTGCAGCAGAGGAAGAGGTTATTGAAGTATCTTCGAAGAACTGACTGGGATTCTTACTGCCTTGTGCTCTCTAAACTTGGTCTCCGGGACAAGCCAGAGTTTCTTTCTAAACTTGGTCTCCGGTACAAGGAAAATAACAAGAATTAG
- the LOC139193440 gene encoding F-box protein SKIP2-like, protein MEVLKRCSEIRELKIDGRVRKNLCLLLEFQLPKLTVLKWMRSGIDDEALAMIGKRCPSLQRLNLAGSGSLTSEGVKGVVKNCKRLREINLWHCKNVSADIVSWMVFSSSLKKIVPPPGYVHTESQRNFFLLHGCLVCE, encoded by the coding sequence ATGGAAGTACTAAAGAGATGCTCTGAGATCAGGGAATTGAAGATAGATGGTAGAGTGAGGAAGAATCTTTGTTTACTCCTTGAGTTTCAACTTCCGAAGTTGACGGTATTGAAATGGATGCGTTCGGGAATCGATGATGAGGCACTGGCTATGATTGGGAAAAGATGTCCCAGCCTACAGAGATTGAACTTGGCGGGCAGCGGGAGTTTGACATCAGAAGGGGTGAAGGGAGTCGTGAAGAACTGCAAAAGGCTGAGGGAGATAAATTTGTGGCATTGTAAAAATGTCAGTGCTGATATTGTTTCGTGGATGGTTTTCTCTTCGTCGCTGAAGAAAATAGTTCCGCCTCCTGGTTATGTTCATACCGAAAGCCAAAGGAACTTTTTCTTGCTTCATGGGTGCCTTGTTTGTGAGTGA